In the genome of Opitutia bacterium, one region contains:
- a CDS encoding LamG domain-containing protein, which translates to MVKFRLFRSITLMFATALGAVGLFAQTALTELTFNNSGDRLANTGSGGTTFANTGVSFTTGQNGDAASFDGSSYLTASSAGLTTGMTISFWMKTNSYGGTDPNGNWYEGSGLVDAEQAGTHPDWGVSLWQGKIAFGIGAGDQHMGLGEAGSTMISNASVNTNNWVFVAATWDTSGTMNIYIDGVLDSTYTNVNRTDPRDASYTYYIGADSGAFDGNHPSKYYTGLLDQVAIYSTALNGTQISNLYTASAVPEPATYAALAGIAALGFAAYRRRR; encoded by the coding sequence ATGGTTAAGTTCCGCCTGTTCCGTTCCATCACACTCATGTTTGCCACCGCGCTCGGCGCGGTCGGCCTCTTCGCTCAGACCGCGCTTACCGAGCTCACGTTCAACAACTCGGGCGATCGGCTGGCGAACACCGGCAGCGGCGGCACCACGTTTGCGAACACCGGCGTCAGCTTCACCACCGGACAAAATGGCGACGCCGCATCGTTCGACGGCAGCAGCTACCTCACCGCGAGCTCGGCGGGACTCACCACCGGCATGACCATCTCGTTCTGGATGAAGACGAATTCCTACGGCGGCACGGACCCGAACGGCAATTGGTATGAGGGTTCGGGTTTGGTGGATGCCGAGCAAGCCGGCACGCACCCCGACTGGGGCGTGAGTCTCTGGCAGGGCAAAATCGCCTTCGGCATCGGAGCCGGCGACCAGCACATGGGTCTCGGCGAGGCCGGGTCGACCATGATCTCCAACGCGTCGGTGAACACCAACAACTGGGTCTTCGTCGCCGCCACGTGGGACACCTCCGGCACGATGAACATCTACATCGATGGCGTGTTGGACAGCACCTACACCAACGTCAACCGCACCGACCCGCGCGATGCTTCCTACACCTACTACATCGGCGCGGACTCCGGAGCTTTCGACGGCAACCACCCGAGCAAATACTACACCGGCCTGCTCGACCAAGTGGCAATCTACAGCACCGCGCTCAACGGCACGCAGATCTCCAACCTTTACACCGCCTCGGCCGTCCCGGAGCCCGCCACCTACGCCGCGCTCGCCGGCATCGCGGCCTTGGGCTTCGCCGCCTATCGCCGCCGCCGCTGA
- a CDS encoding LemA family protein — protein MSVLLLFLVVAPLLWVAVQYNSLVNLRNYVANAWANIDTELKRRYDLIPNLVETVKGYAAHERATLERVVELRNRCAANHGPVAAQSVDEAGLVAALQQLLVVVENYPQLKSDENFRALQTELINTENRIQAARRFYNGNVRDFRNRCETFPSNLVARAFGFEPGDFFSVPPSVKEAPNVQF, from the coding sequence ATGAGCGTCCTGCTGTTGTTCCTCGTCGTCGCGCCGCTGCTCTGGGTCGCGGTGCAATACAACTCCCTCGTCAACCTGCGCAACTACGTCGCCAATGCGTGGGCCAACATCGACACCGAGCTGAAACGGCGCTACGATCTCATCCCGAACCTCGTCGAGACAGTGAAAGGCTACGCGGCGCACGAGCGCGCGACGCTCGAGCGCGTGGTCGAGCTGCGCAACCGTTGCGCCGCGAACCACGGGCCGGTCGCCGCGCAGTCGGTAGACGAGGCCGGGCTCGTGGCCGCGCTGCAGCAATTGCTGGTCGTGGTGGAAAATTACCCGCAGCTGAAGTCCGACGAGAATTTCCGCGCGCTGCAGACCGAACTGATCAACACCGAGAATCGCATCCAAGCCGCGCGCCGCTTCTACAACGGCAACGTTCGCGATTTCCGGAACCGCTGCGAGACGTTCCCCAGCAATCTCGTGGCGCGCGCCTTCGGTTTCGAGCCGGGCGATTTCTTCAGCGTGCCGCCGTCGGTCAAGGAAGCGCCGAACGTGCAGTTCTGA